From Pleurocapsa minor HA4230-MV1, the proteins below share one genomic window:
- a CDS encoding type II toxin-antitoxin system HicB family antitoxin has translation MDKAKYQMIIQWSDEDNCFLVALPDFPGSYWRTHGDTYDEAFANGKEALESLITAYESTGESLPIPKVAYSA, from the coding sequence ATGGATAAAGCCAAATATCAAATGATTATTCAGTGGAGTGATGAGGATAATTGCTTTTTGGTAGCATTACCCGATTTTCCTGGTAGTTATTGGCGTACTCATGGCGATACTTATGATGAGGCATTTGCTAATGGAAAAGAAGCTCTCGAATCCCTCATTACAGCCTACGAAAGCACTGGAGAATCTTTACCAATCCCCAAAGTAGCTTATTCGGCATAA